Genomic segment of Chelmon rostratus isolate fCheRos1 chromosome 2, fCheRos1.pri, whole genome shotgun sequence:
CGGGTCTTGTTCGGCAGGTTAACCTATAGAACAGGCGGGCGCATGcgaaacagacacacaggagccCACActtaaacatactgtatttttactCCGAACCTGCCAGCAGGAGTCATGTACACATTCGCTCTCAGTTTTTGAACATTAGCCTAATATTAGCAATATTGTGAGGAATTTATGCTGGATGTCACCCCAGAAAGAGCGTGATGAAGAGCGTGCCTCCTGTGGCTTTAAACCATAGCCATGTTTGTTCTTCCAAAACTTCAGATACGCCAGCTGAAGATGCTGATGTCTCGTATTTTAATTCCAAAAAATATGCACCGTGTGACCCCTTAAGGATGGAGGCCACACTAACCAAATAGAGGATTTTCTATCCAGCAAAAAATGTGATTCAGGGAagactactactgctactactggAGGCCCACAGctggaataaaacaaagaatgaaaaatggcCTTAATTTTTGCAAAATGGCGGAACTTCCCTGTCTGACCAAATAAGCCCCGTAGACTGTTGAACACTTTGTGAGAAAtcccttttaaataaaacagctgctttaagagaaaaataacaagCTTCTTCCCTCTGCTTTCACATCACAGCACTTTACCCCCAAAAGCATTTTACTACTCCTGAAATTATGCCCACCTGGCATCACTTAAAGTCacttaattaataatttatcaATACATTTGAAGTGATTAAAATTCATGACtagaaagtgtttttaaaatagTGCCCTTGCACCCTCAGGGTGTCCAATCAGTGCACTGCGTTCGTTAGATCAGGAGGAATAATTAATTGTACCTGAATGTTTAGTGGGGTCAGGCATTGGGGGCAGGATGCCtacagttcagtgtgtgtgtgtgtgtgtgtgtgtgtgtgtgtgtgtgtgtgtgtgtgtgtgtgtgtgtgctgtggaggCAGAGTGTTGGTTGCACAACATCACCTTTGTATGGAGGTGGATGCAGTATGCAGACAGCTGGAGTCACTCTATTCCACATGTATTGGTTCTGTTTATaccgcacgcacgcacgcacgcacgcacgcacacgcgcacacacacacacacacccctttaACAGCATCCCATCATTTTCTCTGCCACCCTGTCATCACCTTCTTGTCGTCACTggccttcctctgtgtctccatcATCAACCTCTGCTCGAAAGGGTAACAGCCATTAAGTAAGCGTGATGTCAAAGACCTGTcactcacatttacacacacacacacacacacacacatacacacacatttgacatgactgacagctgggCGGCTCCTTGCTTGGTCAGCTCAGAGGTTAGCACATGCTCAGGAAGACAcctactgcacacacacacacacgcacgttgGCTATATAAAAGTAGATTTATGCTGTAGTACATAAATACAATCGTGCTGGTGCCTTATTTGAGTAGCTAATGTGTAATGTAACGTTAGAACTCCACCACATTTCTCTGTAATTcactatatttattttcagactgttgttaaataattattttatctAACTAAAACAATTAAAGAACATTTGATGGAtttaatcaaatcaatgaaTCAGACTTTATCTGCTACATTACTTTAGTTATATTTATCTTGAAGCTGCCGTTACATAAGGAAAAAGATACGTCTCATACAGGTCAGATCagttaaagtgctttacaggtGACTGACTAATAAATCTAATGAGAATAATGTGGCACTAATgcacactaaaaataaaaaatatagagATGTAagttttaaatatatatatgtatataccCAGTTTTCTGTATTTAAGCTCAGCATCGCCTGTAAAATACTGCTTACAGGTTAATGCATCGATAATTTAacccttctccttctctgtaatggagtatttttaaagTGTGGTGTTCCTGTACCTCCTCGAGTTAGGGATCAACGCCTTCTGTCCAAATTTACACACAACCGCAGTGATGCAGTGAGACCAGGCGCGGGGGAGCGCCGAATAGTTTTTTGAAGACATTTAAACTTAAGCCCCACTGAGCTGAACACTGAGGGGACGAGAGGAGGGCAGGGGGGCGACGGAGAAGCGCCTCTGCAAAGAAAGACAAGTGCTCCTGAAGGTCTAAATAAGGAACATGGTGTGTCTTGCCGTCGAGGTGAGCAGACGGGTCTGTGTTTCTCCGTCCTCTCATGTATAAtacatctctctctgtttcacccCAAGGTTCAGAAGCCCAGGGCCCCAGAGACCAACACAGTCTTTTAAAGATATGTGCTCACTTAATCACTGAAGAAAAGGGCCCCTAGAGCTAGCCTAAtattataattaattaattcaacCAAAAAGGGGTATTAAATTTCCTCCCTCTTAGGATATCAGCTGAATACATTGACCTTTGTGGAAATCGCCCTCTAATTCGAATCAGGTTTTCGAGCCGCTTACAGTCTaaacttgtttctttttctcctctcccgtcttttgcttctctttgtccGTGCGAGTTTGTGCAGAAGAAGTCAGAAAGCTTGATAGGGAGGGtgaagcttgtgtgtgtgtgtgtgtgtgtgtgtgagagagagagagtgcaagtttgtctctgtgttgtgcCTCCATTTTGTGTCTGAATTCATGCGTCGCTGAGTGCATTTCCAAGAtcttgtgtgtgttactgagcttgtgtgtgtgcatgtgtgtgtgtgtgtgtgtgtgtgtgtgagtgatccCTAGTTTTATCTCCCTGCTGTaacacagaaaagaacagaaacttTTCTTATTACCGGAGAGAGTGGTAGAATAGCAGGCAGCTAagtctctgtctatctctgtctctctctcagcggTGTAGCTGACTCCCCAGTGTACTGCGGGTCTTCAGTAACTCTGACTGAAGTTCAGAAGGGTTAGGTAGTATACTCAGGAGGAAGGGGggagacaagaggaagaggaggagggggggttaaGTAGGATTGGAACAGTGGCAGTTTTAAAACAGAACTTTAAATCTCCACctacgagagagagagagagatggaggacaaTGGCGTCATGTGGCGTGCCGTTATCTTCAGGTCTCCGAATGGTGGGAGACGAGAGGATGAGAATAAAAAGAAGCTTGAAGAAGGGCATAAATGTGATAACAGCTGTAGGCTGTATAATCTATGCTGCTTTTCAGGGAggtatggaaaaaaaaaagtcaaattttcGCGACCTTCAGATTTTAAGTTCAGGGAAACGGCTTCTCGCTCACACAACACCAAAACGAAATGGAAGAGGATTTgcaagatggatggatgaacggATGAGTGGATGGCTGGATTGGCGGatagagaaacaaacacagggaaaGAACAAACAGATCTCAGGAGCTTAGGTTTCCAATGAATCCTGTGCGTCAGACCGTTAGTTAGTCGGTAATCTTCACGGTTTTTCTGCTGGTCAAGGACGATAATGTTGTCCACCATTTGAGGTCCTGAGGATGGTCAGGATAAATGTGCtggtctggaaaaaaaaaaccctccaatgAAGATATGATGCAGGATTCATCACTCTCATAGCCTCTCCATCAGCTGCCAGAGAAAAGGATGGAGTGGTTAACcttcaaaatgtgacaaattctATGTCAGACGCGTTATTTATCTTAATAATGATAAGCTTAATTTAGCACCGCTCCAACCAACCCACGAAACTGAGAGACgttacagtgtttgtgttccaTCTCCGATCATTCAACAGTTTGCCTATTATGTTCCCGGGCAGCCTGCCGGTGGAATTTAGAGATGACACCATGTCTTAATTTTACAGAGGTTGCACCAGACGCTCCTTCTGTCAGCGGATGACATTCAGCGCAGTTCCAAACAACatattcattttcagtgctcAGAAATGTCAGTCAGGCCTTGTTTGTCTTCTGCCGTCGCTGTGGTGCACCGTGTTGTGGACCACTAACTCCCCCTACTGGCCGTCGAGGGGGAAAGACACACTTTTATAGCATCTGGGGAGAAATTACTGTAAGAGCCCAGGATACATGGACTTCATTTTGGTACAAAATTGAATGTCATCAATAAAGAAGCCATGCTGAAATGATGTcctatttatttttcatgatgtTGAGGGGAAATCGTAATTATAGCTTtcacaaaatgtacttttcttATGCCTGTTTCGAAAGAACCAAAAGTCACAGACGCAACTCTTTTatcatatatttgttttttttatactttaaaCTGGACTTGCTGCAGTACTCTCgtgtgcagccacacacacacaaaccacctCCACACACTTTCCACAACAACGATCTTTCTCAGCGCAGGCAACGTATAGAAAATTTCCATACAagtctctccccctctcccttctgcttcttcctctgctgcagtctgagcaGAAGTTAGAAGGAACAATAAAGACCCAGACCACAGCCcaacccaccaccaccaccgccgccaccTCTCCTGCAACTCCTCTCATCACCCCCACACACATGAAAAGACTGATCCTTCCATGCCACTGTTAATGGCGGGGACATTATTCATCTCTCCAGCCAATTTGAGCTCCTTTTCTTTCAGGAATAGAGGCACGAGGGGTTGAGGGGAGTCAGCGAAGAGTATTAAATATGTAGAGGAAGATGGACAATGGTGCGGCAGAATAAAGAGGGGCAGGAGAGGTGGGAATGAAGAAGGACAGGAGGTGCGTGGCGACGGCGTCGAGGCCGAGTTAGTTAGTGAGAGAATAtgaggggaagaggaaggaaggagtcGCCTTGCCTGTGTGATGGGTGTTTGTGAGCCCTCAGATTTGACCCTTGACATCACTTTTACAATACGTGACAGCCTGTAATCAACCCTTTTTAACACTCAACTGAGATCAGATATAAATCAAATTAGGATGCTTCTAAACTGAAAACCCATGTATGTCAACACATGCTGTGCACAGCCAAGATACAGTAAGAAGAAAGGAAACTCTTAAAAACTAAAGTTTCCAGAGTGCCGCAAAAACTTTTGGACAAACTTAAATCTGCAGTGTCTGTGAATTATGGAGCAAAAATCAATGTTGTGTCATCGTGCCATCTTCATTAGAGGCTTTTTGATCGTGGGCCATCAGGTCCTACAGGAGTCTGTGTGCCTGCACAAGCTATTAAAAGAGTCTCCAATCTCCATCCATGTGGTAAAAGCCAGTATTTTTGGTGTGACTTCCAGTCTGCCTGTCAGGGAGAATGTACGGCGAGGGGCCCGGGCAGAGGAGATCATAAAGCAGGCTGTGATTGACGGTATCTTAATGGAGGAGGACGGATCAATAAGTAATATCAGCAGGTTTTAATTCAAGGCAACACACATAAACCTTTACCAACTTCACAATGTCACTCAGTGTTCATAAAAGTTTTCTCCACATCCCCTCGGACAAAAAGAGATAAATCCATCAAAAAGTCGTCTCAGTTTTATagtctcccctccctcctctcttctttccctcctttcatccCCCCCTCATCTCCATTTTGATGTCTGTCTATTAGCAGAGGGTGAGGCCTTTCCTGCTCTCACATCCAGGGGCTAAATTAGCTCAATCAGCCCCCTTTCACCTCTCTTCCGTGGGCTTCAAGCTGAGTGACACACTGCTCCcctgggagggagggaggagtcacacacacacacacacacacacaccgagcccAGCGGCCAGAAGAAGACTATAGAGGGAGGGACGAGGAGGGTGGGCAGGTAGAGGGAGAAGttggggtgaggaggaggaaggatgaAATGAAGGAGTGCTTGAGGAGAGAATGAAGCTTCATTTCTCGCCGCTTCGACAGAGAACCAGCTCTGAATGGAGCTCCTCGTTCGCAGCTTGTTGAACACTTAAGAAAAACCTGTGTGATTATTTtacttctccctctccctcactcctctGCAGGGCATGGCAGTGCTCAAGGTGCTGTGCCAAACCCACGTCAAGAGGCCCAACCATCAGATAAAGGGGTGATGAGTGTTGCTCAGTGTGCCTCCCCTCACTACACCCCCGGCACTCCATGCCAGGGCCGAACTCTGCCTTCCCGTGCCAACATCTTTTAAATTGCACCTTCATGTTTGATTTGTCTCaaccctttccctctctccctcttacTAAACAGCCACCCAAGTATCTGTGGAAGTGCAAGGCAGGCACTTCTGCTGCGGTAATAGCAGTGCGTGTATGTGAGTTGGGGGGGGAGATGGGCAAAAAGGTGGTGATCAGAGTGAGCCATAAGATCTACTCCTTGCAGCTCTACAGGGATTTATTAGACCGGGGAGTACATTAGCATCATAAAGACCCGGGAGAATGGGCCTGTGGATGGGCTGCAGACACCACCACTACACTTTAACATGCTCTGCGGCgtcaggcagtgtgtgtgtgtgtatgtgtgcagatgAGGAATAAGATTACCCCGATTTAACTTAAGAAAGGCTGTTAAATGGTTTATGGATCATCCTGAAGCAGCCCTGGACTAATACATcaggagatgatggagagagctgcgaaagtgaaaaaaaaagaggccaaaaagaggaggaggcaggtgaAACTTAAAGCTGTCAGctctgaaaaaaatgtaacacCAGTAAACTTTATTAATATGTTCCTGTCCTGCTATGATGGGGACTTTGAAAAGGTTTTAATTCATCagggcaaagaaagaaaatatccTCAACAGtggctgttttctgttcaaAAAACATACTGAGCATCACTGAACTCTGCTTGTGAACAAGCACAAAATGAGGTTGGCTTCCTAAGAAGTGTTTAAAAGAAGTTAATTGCACAGCAGCTCAGTCCTTTCCATGACTGCTGAAAGTCATATGACAGACGAGAGTTGAAGGAGACACTGGGACCTTCCTCTGCAAAATAGGTCTGTGGTGCCCCCTGGTGGACACATGGTATAACAACATTCAGCAAATTTATCTTATCTGTCTTCTGCCTATATACGCCAACTATAACTTTTCTTCAGCGACACTCTAACTATCTATCTCCCAGAATATCcacatttcacaattttttaaaagtatttatttatttttgtttttatttttaaatgcagaagGGGCTTGTACAAGTTTGTTTAGATGCATGTACATTTCTTCTCCGAATTTTGTCTTTCAAgtcttttttctccccttttttttctcttgtctgACTTGCATTCATACCCAGGAGACTTACACTATCCATAACAAGTTAGAAACCTAAAACTGATTGGTTTAAGATCAGACAGACATGTTTTCAGGCGAATAAgtctatgaatatgcaaatattgttcattttaaaggtTTGACTGTAGGACACAAGACGTCTAGTTCACACTGAGAAGTTCACCCTCAGCCAAGCCAAAACAATATTTATGTTCAAACCCAGTtaatatattaattattaataagcgcacacacacacacacacacacacgcacacacacacacgcacacacacacacacacacacacacagatttcccATCTCAtatcaataaagaaaacactaaaagcCAGTGGATGGATTCTggtaaaacattttatattctCAGTAAAATCAGAACCACTTTTCCCTGTTTAGTTTGCTCTTCAGAGCGCCCTCTAGTGGAAGAGTAGAGGAGGCCTGAGCAGCTCTTTGGAGTGTTGGCTGGGTGACAGTACAACATCAGTCAGACTGTGGCTGATCAGGAAAAGGCACAACACTggcagatagacagagacaAACGCACAGTCAGTGCTACGACTCCATGGCAACGACAACTCCTCGGCTCAGAGTTTATGCGAAGTCAGCCGTCTTCCAGTCTCCATGGAAACCAAAGTCAGGGAAGGTGGAGGCATGGCAAAGACCGCCGGCCTGCTTCAGTCTGACCAGAACCACTGGTAAAGCTTACATTCATAAAATGAGCAATCTGAATTCAATCGAATCAAAGAATCACCTTTCATCTACTATGTCTGGCTCCAAATTTCAAGgttaaaacaaagagaaaaataaaatcccaATCATATAAAAATGGCATCAAAAATGTACATAATTACTTCATCTTTCTGAAGTCAGTTGAAATCTGAAAGTTCATAAACTACTCCCCACTCCTTCCCCAATAAAACATTGGTGGCTTAAATGCCTTTATAGTGTGCTTACCGAAAATGGTTTTGTGAAGAAAGGGTAGTTTTGAAATAAAATtgaaacagagctaaaacacaaatacaaataaaatacatttaagtgGCTTAGTGGCATATAACATCTGAAATAAATCTTATTCCATAATTCTTCCATGTACAAATTCAGAACAATAATATAGGTTCCAGTGCTTTGGgagataaaataaacaacaaaactatATATAGTAAAGAAAACAACCACTTcttttaatcaaaaaaaaaaaaatcaccatcaaagttttttttctaactttatCGGTACTGATCATAAGCTATATCAAATCAAAGCCAAGCCCCAGGTTGACCACAGCAGAGGTAAAGCTCAGGTCCACCTTAGCCTGCCTCAACCATCACGGTGCCAACTGGAGCCAGTGGGTGAACAGATTCCCTTTGCTGTAGgtggcagctggagcagcagacaTGAGTTCTACCTCTGTGGTCGGCAGCTTCACTCGACTCCACTCGGAGGGACTGAAGCGCAGGAGACTTGTTAACGTGCTGATTTGAAAAGAGCCTCAAGGCTGCACTGCGTGCATCGTATGTATGCAAGACACTGCGTGCACATTATGCTTGTGTGTTGTAGGCGAGCGACTGCACATTTCATGTATGCCTATTTGTGAGCTGACAGAGAGCGTGAATGCATGCAAGTCTGTGCTAATGCTGTGCTTTTACAGTGAAGGTTACACTACTTCTGCTGTCGGCCGAGCCAGCAAAGCAATCTCTTTCTCTCGCCAGCAATAAACCCTGTCGCTACATCTTTCCTCCACCCGGGCCTCTCGTGCGAGCCGTGCCCCACAGAGTCAATCGGTGAGAGAAACACGAAACGTTTATCTCCTGCAGCACCGAACGTACAGCTGGTACAGAAGCAAACTCGAAAGAATTTACAGGCATAATAGAAGTTTGAACTAAGTCTAAACCCTGCTCGTGACCTCTGACCTACAAAAACATGCCTTTGGAGGGCAGCAGCTGCAAAAATCAAAAGGCACATTGATAGCGGTTATGAGCCTGGTGCAGCTCAGGTTAACATCTGCTTCGACTTATAAATGATCCTGCTTGTGTATTCTGCTGCAGTACCTGAGTATTCTGACACCTCACAGATTTGGTTGACACACAGTTTTTTTGAAGACTATCAAAaagttttctctgctctcagcagAGTCGACATGCTCTACAGTGTCTTCTTCGGGTAAAGGTCATGACAGTGTCAAGTGTAAAACACGTAGAAACCGGGGGtcggcagtgtgtgtgtgtttgtgagaaggTTACAGGTTACAGCCAGAAGTGGGACATATGCAATGAATTAAAAGGGCTGTCTCCTACGATTAATTGTCCATCCAGTGAGCTATAAAATGTTTCCTATAATGTGGACACTTTAAGAATATACTTCGGCTCAGCAGACTAACACCGATCTTTGTCAAACACCAAACAGCTACTGCTAGACGCCAAAGCAAACTGTGGGATAACAGACTGAGGAACAGAACAATGTGACTGGACTGCATGCAGGACCATAAAgctatttccattttcttcactATCGTCCTTTCAATCATTTATGGTTGCTAAAAGAGGTTGATGTAAGGAGAAAATAACTTGTCCTCGATCAAGTGAGACAATGTCCTTGTATCCGATAACTTCAATCTAATTAACAGCTGGTTTTGTGCCTCGTTCAATTATGATTCAGAGCCACCTTTACGGAAACATGGCCGAGTGTGCTATATAACTCCTGACCTGGCAGTGCTGGTTTGCCCCTTGTAAATGCTCAGTCTGCTGGGCAAAGTTTCAAGCTGCTCAGTTTAtcttacgtgtgtgtgtgtgtgtgtatacaaatGTCTAATCACTATACagaatattttcagctgtgagagTGCTGTGTACCGTCTTTTGCTCGAGCCATTTAGGGGAGACAGATAACTGTACCACAAATGAGTGTCATGGGCAGATGTTCAAACTCTGTGGAACATGTGTGTTCTGGGTGAATGATGTCACGTCCGGTGGCTGTTGTatgtgctgtaaatgtgttgCGTTTTACCGTCACATTTTGTGccgttttacattttttactgcGACCTGTCTGAAACCTCTGCATGTGCTtgtgcacgtgtttgtgtgagtgaatgtgtgtgtacgtaGGCACGTGTCTACAGTATGTCTCCATCCTCTATGCTGAAGCTGGATCTGCGGCTGGAGTCAACCGAGGCTTCAGGGGACATTGCAGTGAGCAGCGGGTCTCCGCCTATAGGGGACAAGGGCTCGTCCATCATCAGGAAGCCCAGctcacctctcctcccctgGACATCCAATCCGCCCAGGTCGCCTAGCCCCGACATGCCGTCTGAGAAGCCGGGTATCCCATCACACAAGTCCAGCGACTGGGCAAAGTCAAAGGGCTGGGAGCTGCCTACGGATGGGAATTGGATGGGTGGCTGGGGCTGCAGGTGGTGGGGGAGCTGTGGCAGCTGCCTGGGCTGAGGCTGAGCTTGGCCCTGATGATGGAGGTGGGTTTGCGGGAGAAAGTGGTGCTGCTGGGCCTGGGGGTGAGCCTGGCTCTGGGGTAAGTGCTGGGCCTGGTGGTGGGCTTGTGCCTGGCTGTGAGAGAGGTTCTCCTCTGGGCTGGCCTCTTGTTTTATATAAGGAGCCATCAGGTCAGTCGGGTTCAGGCCAGAGGGAGAGTTGCTGGGCAGGCCGTGCAGACGAGCCTGCATCTCCAACTCCTGCAGACAGTGGGTGGAGGGCAACATCAGTCTCAATGCATTTGCTGTGATTGTGtttctctgcgtgtgtgtgtgtgtgggcgtgttaCCTGGATGCGTAGCAACAGGTGTTTGTTGGCCATCTCCATCCTTTTGAAGTTGTTCTCCACCTCCCTGGTCCTCTGAACATCCTTCTGCATGCGTTTGATGTACTCTACAGAGGCCCGCAATATAGTGCCTTTGTTCCAGCGCACATCACTGTGCGcacagtaaaagacaaacaggcaaTTTTTGTAGGTAAGTAACTGGCAGTAACTGATTTCATTCAAATACTTAAcccacactgaaaatacagtGTAGCAAAAGCAACTCACAGGTCATTGGTTTTGGGGATCATGGTGCCCAGCTCTTTGATACGATCATTGATGTTgaatctcctcctcctttcaacTATCGAAGAGGAACGGAGAGACAAAGGAAAAGACATGATGAGGAGAACAGTGCAGAGATCTCAAAGGCATGAAAGAAGGAACAACAAAGAACTTCTTAGAGGCAGATTGTGGCCTTTGGAACTACAAAAGTCAAGTCTTAACTACAGAGTAAAGGTGACACAGAAAGGGTTTAATTCTGCAGCTGATGAGTTGGCATGA
This window contains:
- the tfeb gene encoding transcription factor EB isoform X4 is translated as MASRIGLRMQLMRDQLQQEEQRERQQQLQQQQQQQQNAALQYMQQRMAGPPAPTPAISTPQHYQSMQVPVEVLKVQTHLENPTDYHIRQSLKQQVKEYLSTTYATKQTVHAVAGLVPPSPPTNMGPTGGSASAPPPIHSPHMRTEQLMSGNSAPNSPMAMLNIGSSHEKEMDEVIDDIISMQSNYDDIQGYIDPVQMPNTLPLSSSHLDVYAGPGMKGPAIAMTSNSCPANLTIKRELSEARALAKERQKKDNHNLIERRRRFNINDRIKELGTMIPKTNDLDVRWNKGTILRASVEYIKRMQKDVQRTREVENNFKRMEMANKHLLLRIQELEMQARLHGLPSNSPSGLNPTDLMAPYIKQEASPEENLSHSQAQAHHQAQHLPQSQAHPQAQQHHFLPQTHLHHQGQAQPQPRQLPQLPHHLQPQPPIQFPSVGSSQPFDFAQSLDLCDGIPGFSDGMSGLGDLGGLDVQGRRGELGFLMMDEPLSPIGGDPLLTAMSPEASVDSSRRSSFSIEDGDIL
- the tfeb gene encoding transcription factor EB isoform X1; the protein is MASRIGLRMQLMRDQLQQEEQRERQQQLQQQQQQQQNAALQYMQQRMAGPPAPTPAISTPQHYQSMQVPVEVLKVQTHLENPTDYHIRQSLKQQVKEYLSTTYATKQTVHAVAGLVPPSPPTNMGPTGGSASAPPPIHSPHMRTEQLMSGNSAPNSPMAMLNIGSSHEKEMDEVIDDIISMQSNYDDIQGYIDPVQMPNTLPLSSSHLDVYAGPGMKGPAIAMTSNSCPANLTIKRELSDAEARALAKERQKKDNHNLIERRRRFNINDRIKELGTMIPKTNDLAHSDVRWNKGTILRASVEYIKRMQKDVQRTREVENNFKRMEMANKHLLLRIQELEMQARLHGLPSNSPSGLNPTDLMAPYIKQEASPEENLSHSQAQAHHQAQHLPQSQAHPQAQQHHFLPQTHLHHQGQAQPQPRQLPQLPHHLQPQPPIQFPSVGSSQPFDFAQSLDLCDGIPGFSDGMSGLGDLGGLDVQGRRGELGFLMMDEPLSPIGGDPLLTAMSPEASVDSSRRSSFSIEDGDIL
- the tfeb gene encoding transcription factor EB isoform X2, with translation MASRIGLRMQLMRDQLQQEEQRERQQQLQQQQQQQQNAALQYMQQRMAGPPAPTPAISTPQHYQSMQVPVEVLKVQTHLENPTDYHIRQSLKQQVKEYLSTTYATKQTVHAVAGLVPPSPPTNMGPTGGSASAPPPIHSPHMRTEQLMSGNSAPNSPMAMLNIGSSHEKEMDEVIDDIISMQSNYDDIQGYIDPVQMPNTLPLSSSHLDVYAGPGMKGPAIAMTSNSCPANLTIKRELSEARALAKERQKKDNHNLIERRRRFNINDRIKELGTMIPKTNDLAHSDVRWNKGTILRASVEYIKRMQKDVQRTREVENNFKRMEMANKHLLLRIQELEMQARLHGLPSNSPSGLNPTDLMAPYIKQEASPEENLSHSQAQAHHQAQHLPQSQAHPQAQQHHFLPQTHLHHQGQAQPQPRQLPQLPHHLQPQPPIQFPSVGSSQPFDFAQSLDLCDGIPGFSDGMSGLGDLGGLDVQGRRGELGFLMMDEPLSPIGGDPLLTAMSPEASVDSSRRSSFSIEDGDIL
- the tfeb gene encoding transcription factor EB isoform X3, with amino-acid sequence MASRIGLRMQLMRDQLQQEEQRERQQQLQQQQQQQQNAALQYMQQRMAGPPAPTPAISTPQHYQSMQVPVEVLKVQTHLENPTDYHIRQSLKQQVKEYLSTTYATKQTVHAVAGLVPPSPPTNMGPTGGSASAPPPIHSPHMRTEQLMSGNSAPNSPMAMLNIGSSHEKEMDEVIDDIISMQSNYDDIQGYIDPVQMPNTLPLSSSHLDVYAGPGMKGPAIAMTSNSCPANLTIKRELSDAEARALAKERQKKDNHNLIERRRRFNINDRIKELGTMIPKTNDLDVRWNKGTILRASVEYIKRMQKDVQRTREVENNFKRMEMANKHLLLRIQELEMQARLHGLPSNSPSGLNPTDLMAPYIKQEASPEENLSHSQAQAHHQAQHLPQSQAHPQAQQHHFLPQTHLHHQGQAQPQPRQLPQLPHHLQPQPPIQFPSVGSSQPFDFAQSLDLCDGIPGFSDGMSGLGDLGGLDVQGRRGELGFLMMDEPLSPIGGDPLLTAMSPEASVDSSRRSSFSIEDGDIL